AACGATAAATTCGTCCGGGACGACCGCGATCAGCCGGCAGGCGCTGACGGCGCGCGCCCTGCTGCTTGGCGAGCGGATCGACACCGACGGGCTTGAACGGGCGGATCTCGTTTCGACGGCGCCGCTCGCCTTCCACGCTGGGCAGAGCGGATTCGCCGTGCTCTACCGCTTCGGGGTCGCCGTTCTCTTCGGCCTTTCGCCGCTGGAGGAGGATGAGATCGTCAACAAGATCGGCCTTCGGGTTGCGGGCGCGTCCCGGGGCGACGACGAGACTTTGATCATCGAAGCGACGCCGGACGGCGAGGAAAAGGCGCTGCCGGACGGTCGCCTGGCGGCAAAGGACCTCTCCGAAGCGCGGCTGCTGGTGATCGCCGACGTCTTGGCGAAAAGCGTCGCCCTGGCGCGCGACGAGCGCCGCGTCAACGCCGTCTTCGACACGATCGAACCCTTCGCCGCCGAGCTTGCGGCGAGGGGAAGCCCGCCATGGAAGCGCAAATCCATGTTGGAGCTCATGGGCCAGACCCTGCTCGTGCGGCATCGCGTTTCAGGCCGCGTCGCCGTCGACGACAAGCCGGATGTGCTTTGGGATCGGCCGGACCTCGAACGACTCTATGCGCGTCTCGAGGATGAGTATGAACTTACGCCGCGGGCGCGCACGCTCAACGCCAAGATCGACGTGATCGGCGAGACGGCGCGCGCGCTGACGGATCTCATCGACGCGGCGCGTTCCGTTCGGCTGGAGTGGACGATCATCATATTGATCGCCATGGAGATCATCCTCACTCTGTTCCAGATGTGGGTCGCGCGCACGAGCTGAGCGCGTCTTCGACGTCGCGCAGCGGCGTTTCGCCAGCA
This window of the Methylocystis hirsuta genome carries:
- a CDS encoding RMD1 family protein; the encoded protein is MVETINSSGTTAISRQALTARALLLGERIDTDGLERADLVSTAPLAFHAGQSGFAVLYRFGVAVLFGLSPLEEDEIVNKIGLRVAGASRGDDETLIIEATPDGEEKALPDGRLAAKDLSEARLLVIADVLAKSVALARDERRVNAVFDTIEPFAAELAARGSPPWKRKSMLELMGQTLLVRHRVSGRVAVDDKPDVLWDRPDLERLYARLEDEYELTPRARTLNAKIDVIGETARALTDLIDAARSVRLEWTIIILIAMEIILTLFQMWVARTS